Part of the Rana temporaria chromosome 11, aRanTem1.1, whole genome shotgun sequence genome, AAACCAAAGGATAGGTATTTACAGGGCTTTTTCTCTCAGACAATAGGggcaggaactccctccttccaagtcacctcttgtgtccaccccctacccacctccgagcaccattgctTAGTTTCAACgcctacccacctctcagtaatggatacagaaccaagtatccatttgtggtgctaagtaatttgtatttaatttgtCAATGATAGAAAGTCAAATAGATCCCCTGTAGCCAGCACCAATGGAGCACCCCCAGCAATATTAGACTGAGCAggtagcaacaatagacccctccctccacAATAGATGTCTCCCAGCAACAATTGTCTCACAGtagccccccagcaacaatagagccCCCACCAGCGACaactgacctccccagcaacaatagacccttccACTGAAAAAAATAGATTCCCCtccagcaacagtagatcccccagcagccagcatcaatagaccctccagtacactccagcaccccttgccactaCATGAATTCAGAGCTAGAGGTGCCGGAAATGCGttccccccgcgttcctgctgaaaataagacctaacaCGTCTCGGAATCTGAGATTGGAGAGAGAAGGATAGGCACACATCCCCCAGAAGGTCAAGGTCCTTAATAAGCTGTAGTGATGTACAATAAGGGTTCTCTAATATTGCACTAGAAACATGAAAGGGATAACCTGACTGGCCCAAAGAACGGTTAACTCTTCATACAATCTAACAAGTACACCTGTCATTTCGCCCCATTCCAGGTAAGTTCCTTTCTTTAATGGCACTTCCCCCTTCTTCTAATATCTACCAGCATTTCTCCATGTGTTAGCGTCTTACCTCCCAATATCTTCAGAATGATTTTCTTTACTCTTACCAGACTGATACTTCAGTGAAGCCCGGTGGACTTGGCTTTGAAGGCTTTTTTGGAAGACCCGGCGAAGATGTGGGATTTCCTTGTTGTGAAACATCAGTAAGTCCAAAATGTATTGCATTGAACTTGGCTCCACACATCAAGATGGCATAAAGGCTCAATGTGGGGGGGAGGGTACTGGGCTGAGGGTCAGGTAGGCATTTGCCCCCCAGATTGTGTAAAATTACACAGTATATGTTGGGTTGGTGGCTCTGGGTGGAAACATCAGTTTTAGGTGGATTTTTGTGTAAAGTGTCCCAGTAAAGCTAATGAAGAAAGGTATCTTAATCAGGTCCAGCCCTTGCTTCAGTAAAGCCCCACCCCCTGTAACTTTAGACGCCACCCAGAAGTTTGGGGGAATGGGAATGGGCTAAAACTAGACATGATGGCCAAATAAAATTGTCTATGCTGCAGCTGCTAGTTTTTGTCTATCCTCTAGAACTttgtatcatttttatttcagGGGGAGTTTCCAAATGTGGATAAAATCATGAAAGATTTAAGCATCGAGTCGCCTACCTGTCAGGAACCTCCAGCAAACATAACGGTAAGTTCTGTACGATGATTTAGTTCAGGCGAGACCTTATGTAGCCAGTACGCAAGCGCTAGACAAATCTGAATGAAGACACACGCTTGTACAAGCTCCACCCCTTGTGTCATGTGATCACACCTTTAGCAAGCAGCGAGCCTGAGATTCCTGGAGGGCGGGCCGGGCACCAAGAGGTGTGTCACTGACCTGACGGTAGAGCCTGATATGCAGAGGACggcctctcttacacctctgactcgAGGCCCCCTGGTGGAGCAGACAGGAGTCACACGAGGTTTACAaacctctctagatgtgcaaagctggtagagacacccccaaaaagacttgtagagaaagggggttctacaaagtattgactccggggggcgccatacaaatgccccccccccacacttttcacatatttatttgtaaaataaaatagaaaaccatttatcattttccttccactttacaattatgtgacacttttgtgttggtctctcacataaaatcccaataaaatacatttacgtttttttggttgtaatgtgaaaaaatttgggaaatttcaagggggtatgaatactttttcaaggcactgtaatatcTTTACAACTCCTACAATACAATGGGCAGCAAAGGAGCAACTACTACAAGGCTTGGGGGGAAAACAGAACATTGGTATAGTACATGGGCAACCAATGGGAATCCATTAAAATACATGGGCAACCAATGGGAATCCATTAAAATACATGGGCAATCAATGGGAATCCATTAAAATACATGGGCAACCAATGGGAATCCATTTAAATACATGGACAACCAATGGGAATCCATTAAAATACATGGACAACCAATGGGAATCCATTAAAATACATGGACAACCAATGGGAATCCATTAAAATACATGGACAACCAATGGGAatccattgaaatacatggacaACCAATAGGAATCCATTAAAATACATGGGCAACCAATGGGAATCCATTAAAATACATGGACAACCAATGGGAATCCATTAAAATACATGGGCAACCAATGGGAATCCATTAAAATACATGGGCAATCAATGGGAATCCATTAAAATACATGGGCAACCAATGGGAATCCATTAAAATACATGGGCAATCAATGGGAATCCATTAAAATACATGGGCAACCAATGGGAatccattgaaatacatggacaACCAATAGGAATCCATTAAAATACATGGACAACCAATGGGAATCCATTAAAATACATGGACAACCAATGGGAATCCATTAAAATACATGGACAACCAATGGGAATCCATTAAAATACATGGACAACCAATGGGAatccattgaaatacatggacaACCAATAGGAATCCATTAAAATACATGGACAACCAATGGGAATCCATTAAAATACATGGACAACCAATGGGAatccattgaaatacatggacaACCAATGGGAATCCATTAAAATACATGGACAACCAATGGGAatccattgaaatacatggacaACCAATGGGAatccattgaaatacatggacaACCAATGGGAatccattgaaatacatggacaACCAATGGGAatccattgaaatacatggacaACCAATGGGAATCCATTAAAATACATGGACAACCAATGGGAATCCATTAAAATACATGGACAACCAATGGGAATCCATTAAAATACATGGACAACCAATGGGTAATGACTGCACACCTCGGGCCCCCTGATAGGATCAGCAGGCAGGAGGTGAAATGTTAATAGAAGTTGAAGATTAGATAAGGAAATATTATTAGATATTGAGAAATAtcctgttttgtcttttttttatcacaGGCAGCGCCGGATGCTCCGCACTCTCCTCCATGCTTGTTTGGTGAGTACCACATTATACAACGAAAATGTCTTTATTACTAGAAGCTGGTCAGTTTTTATGGGTAAAACGCGTCACTGtcagtcctttaaccacttaagccccggaccaatatgcagctaaatgcccagaggtgtttttacaatttggcactgcgctgctttaactggtaattgcgcggtcatgcaatgttgtaccaaaacgaaatttgcgtccttttcttcccacaaatagagctttcttttggtggtatttgatcacctctgcggtttttagtttttttgcgctataaacaaaaatagagcgacaattttgaagaaaaaaaatgaatattttttactttttgatataataaatatccctacaaaaatatataaaaaaaacgatttttttcctcagttaaggccgatacgtattcttctacatatttttcgtaaaaaaaaaaatcgcaataagcgtttatttggtttgcgcaaaagttatagcgtttacaaaatagggggtatttttatggcatttttattaatattttttttttactagtaatggcggcgatcagcgatttttatcgttactgcgacaatacggcggacactttggacacttttgacacatttttgggaccattggcatttttatagcgatcagtgctataaaaatgccactggcagtgaaggggttaacactagggggcggggaaggggttaagtatgttccctgggtgtgttctaactgtagggggggtggcctcactaggggaaatgactgttcgctgttcatacattgtatgaacagaggatcagcatttcttccctgacaggaccgggagctgtacgtttacacacacacagctcccgatcctcgctctgtaacgagcgatcgcgtgtcccctgcggcgatcgcgcccgccgtgcACGCACACGGGTGTCAGTAGGGCGaacggggggcgcgcgcgcgcccctagtggccgcttcgagagccaacgttatattacgtgctctcgcgcaggggagacgacctgctgccgtaaaacgacggcggctggtcggcaaccagttaagggggacaggaggagagagcaAAGTGAGCGGAAATGATCGTTTTGGAAATGACTCGTTTTGGGCATGTTGCGCTTTGTCTCTGGAATTGTAATACTTTGCAATTTATAACGTgtgctctttattttttttatgtagacgTCGGTTTTGGTttcaaagaggaagtgctgaatGAAACCAAAGACCCTCAGAAGACGAAGAACCCGCCTGATGCTGCACCGGTGGCCACCTCCGAGAAGAAACCCGCTGTAGATGtcctgaagaagaaggcagaagttGGGAAAcaatcctgatttttttttttattactgtgcaATGCTTACAATAAAACCAAAGACTGGAATTTCTTCCCATTAAGTTGTATGTAAAaggaaaacttttattttattttatagttttGAACAGATAAGGGAAGTGTTAGGACCCCTGTTAGGTTCAGggagatttctctttacttcctgttcctggaaacacaacaggaagtaaaaaGAGAAGTGAGGGACAGGTTTCTCCATTGGAAGGTTTTCTGtcacttcctgcttctgtgaCCACTCAGAAAATGttgggtcactttttttttttgggctatttaaaaaaagataGTACAAGGctgacaggggctctaaccctTCCACGTTTTATCCAAAACTGTGATAAAAAAAGATTtggttttacatacactttaatggtcACCAAATATCTGGCAAACTTGAAATTTCCTCCTTCCtaaaaacataggcccggattcacgtacagcggcgcctatttatgccgccgtagcgtatcttctttacgctacgccgacgcagcgcagagagacaagcactggattcacaaagcacttgccaccaaatctgggtttcttaggcgtaagtcatcgtaagtgggcgtgagccatgcaaatgaggcgtgaccccatgcaaatgatgggccgagcgccataaagatacgaataacgaacagcgcatgcgccgtcccgtgggcg contains:
- the LOC120917935 gene encoding uncharacterized protein LOC120917935 isoform X1, yielding MAAMSGKTVEVEGSEGSPSEDARLPYPKASVNLPYPETSVNLPYPGTSMSLPYPETSMNLPYPETSMNLPYPETSVNLPYPETSALPNVGQIMKDLGIESTIPNEIPEGSPTDTSVKPGGLGFEGFFGRPGEDVGFPCCETSGEFPNVDKIMKDLSIESPTCQEPPANITAAPDAPHSPPCLFDVGFGFKEEVLNETKDPQKTKNPPDAAPVATSEKKPAVDVLKKKAEVGKQS
- the LOC120917935 gene encoding uncharacterized protein LOC120917935 isoform X3; this translates as MAAMSGKTVEVEGSEGSPSEDARLPYPKASVNLPYPETSVNLPYPGTSMSLPYPETSMNLPYPETSALPNVGQIMKDLGIESTIPNEIPEGSPTDTSVKPGGLGFEGFFGRPGEDVGFPCCETSGEFPNVDKIMKDLSIESPTCQEPPANITAAPDAPHSPPCLFDVGFGFKEEVLNETKDPQKTKNPPDAAPVATSEKKPAVDVLKKKAEVGKQS
- the LOC120917935 gene encoding uncharacterized protein LOC120917935 isoform X2, with amino-acid sequence MAAMSGKTVEVEGSEGSPSEDARLPYPKASVNLPYPETSVNLPYPGTSMSLPYPETSMNLPYPETSMNLPYPETSALPNVGQIMKDLGIESTIPNEIPEGSPTDTSVKPGGLGFEGFFGRPGEDVGFPCCETSGEFPNVDKIMKDLSIESPTCQEPPANITAAPDAPHSPPCLFDVGFGFKEEVLNETKDPQKTKNPPDAAPVATSEKKPAVDVLKKKAEVGKQS
- the LOC120917935 gene encoding uncharacterized protein LOC120917935 isoform X4 yields the protein MAAMSGKTVEVEGSEGSPSEDARLPYPKASVNLPYPETSALPNVGQIMKDLGIESTIPNEIPEGSPTDTSVKPGGLGFEGFFGRPGEDVGFPCCETSGEFPNVDKIMKDLSIESPTCQEPPANITAAPDAPHSPPCLFDVGFGFKEEVLNETKDPQKTKNPPDAAPVATSEKKPAVDVLKKKAEVGKQS